A region from the Bactrocera dorsalis isolate Fly_Bdor chromosome 1, ASM2337382v1, whole genome shotgun sequence genome encodes:
- the LOC105223289 gene encoding uncharacterized protein LOC105223289, giving the protein MKSEKMTSPKAKRKRLAWTEGAELAILELWAEHVVELRGVRKNMHIYEKISEELIKLGYIYNAREVQVKLANFSQRYRIEKANMLESGETTSSWTHYGRVHQIIGRFKVNSFYDSTLETIQAESSGASRLSPIIPPSPHTSPVPSPPASPRASTSTPVTVPNKKKKGVSQFQLKVLDKFEELSAEITQYLRHTEENERQLIEIERQKAESLKKFNEVNREFKDAILKFLQKE; this is encoded by the exons ATGAAGAGTGAAAAAATGACTT CGCCTAAAGCTAAAAGGAAGCGATTAGCCTGGACTGAGGGTGCCGAGCTGGCCATACTGGAATTGTGGGCAGAGCATGTAGTAGAGCTTCGTGGAGTAcgtaaaaatatgcatatttatgagAAAATATCAGAAGAATTAATTAAGTTGGGCTACATATATAATGCGCGGGAGGTGCAAGTGAAATTGGCCAATTTTTCACAGCGTTATCG CATAGAGAAAGCGAATATGTTAGAATCTGGTGAAACGACATCTTCTTGGACACATTATGGACGTGTACACCAGATAATTGGACGTTTCAAAGTAAACTCGTTTTACGATTCAACACTGGAAACCATTCAAG CGGAATCATCTGGTGCATCACGCCTATCACCAATTATACCGCCATCCCCCCATACATCACCTGTCCCTTCTCCGCCGGCATCTCCGCGTGCAAGCACTTCAACGCCAGTAACCGTGCctaataagaagaagaaaggcGTGAGTCAATTCCAATTGAAAGTGCTGGACAAATTCGAGGAACTGTCAGCGGAGATAACACAGTATTTAAGGCATACCGAAGAAAATGAAAGGCAGTTAATTGAAATAGAACGACAAAAGGCGGAGtcactgaaaaaatttaatgaagttaACAGGGAGTTTAAAgacgctattttaaagtttctaCAGAAAGAATAG
- the LOC105223291 gene encoding KAT8 regulatory NSL complex subunit 2 isoform X1, translating into MSAGCSHSRQRQFLRYGGSIQELREQLHQEIENKVKRCSNTTYECSIPRVDGYEYCMRHILQDPCGNFRQCTFIYANGRKCANALQKHDIKKDPALTTLCFEHNRQAQLQKTHATVGKLKRTDTNEVLLNNLAHHINVEDVQPEEPIAEQDEEIDVVSPHVAPFVAYDQVNSLNNALSSMQKRRRILDYASDSNSEDNEQPSLNNTARGYEFNESDDDSADSAPEDLLKHAGIYTREEAVRIAEAKLTKLQGLYIDQINSLHHTLKERRRRYLQALRKEREMLCSIHDQLKDSPRERKLYDQLKALNTYHRRYGVEAVLYKKFKEKRSRASDGYAHKGPGFTKCAFSEGGVKCGERAMPCCKYCRKHIMEDKKQILFRACEVEKSGVVCQEPIPCIFDDASTCILHLSMPARRQFIQKKYESETEEDDAKEEANFKSPSQTNVKAERAITESPTRKTVPSP; encoded by the exons ATGTCTGCTGGTTGTTCTCATTCACGCCAAAGACAATTTTTACGCTACGGCGGCAGCATACAAGAATTGCGTGAGCAATTACATCAGGAAATCGAAAACAAAGTAAAACGTTGTTCAAACACCACCTACGAATGTTCAATACCACGTGTCGATGGCTATGAATATTGTATGCGCCACATTCTACAGGATCCCTGTGGAAACTTTCGTCAATGCACTTTTATTTATGCCAACGGACGTAAATGTGCCAATGCACTACAAAAGCATGACATAAAAAAAGATCCTGCACTGACAACGCTCTGTTTTGAACATAATCGTCAAGCGCAGTTACAAAAAACGCACGCAACAGTTGGAAAATTGAAGCGCACCGATACCAATGAAGTATTGTTAAACAACTTAGCACATCACATCAATGTTGAAGATGTGCAGCCAGAAGAGCCAATTGCAGAGCAAGATGAAGAAATTGATGTGGTGTCACCGCATGTGGCACCATTTG TTGCGTACGATCAGGTAAATAGCCTTAATAATGCCTTATCAAGCATGCAAAAAAGACGACGCATACTGGATTATGCATCTGATAGCAACAGCGAGGATAACGAACAGCCCAGCTTAAACAACACTGCGCGTGGTTATGAATTTAACGAGTCCGACGATGATAGTGCAGACTCCGCACCTGAAGATTTATTAAA ACATGCTGGCATTTACACACGTGAAGAAGCGGTGCGTATTGCTGAAGCGAAACTCACAAAGCTGCAAGGTTTATATATTGATCAAATCAATAGTTTGCATCACACACTCAAGGAACGCCGGCGTCGATATCTACAAGCTTTACGCAAGGAACGTGAAATGTTAT GCAGCATACATGATCAATTGAAGGACTCGCCGCGCGAACGTAAACTCTACGATCAACTGAAGGCACTTAACACATATCATCGGCGTTATGGCGTTGAAGCAGTGCTGTATAAGAAATTCAAAGAAAAGCGTTCGCGTGCTTCAGATGGCTATGCACATAAAGGTCCGGGTTTTACTAAATGTGCCTTCTCTGAGGGTGGTGTTAAGTGCGGTGAACGCGCAATGCCATGCTGTAAATACTGCCGCAAACATATTATGGaagacaaaaaacaaatacttttccgCGCCTGCGAGGTGGAGAAGAGCGGTGTTGTGTGCCAGGAACCAATACCGTGCATCTTTGACGATGCATCGACTTGTATCTTGCATTTGTCTATGCCCGCCCGACGTCAATTTATACAAAAG AAATATGAATCCGAAACTGAAGAGGACGATGCAAAGGAAGAAGCCAATTTCAAATCGCCCAGTCAAACGAATGTCAAAGCTGAAAGGGCAATAACAGAATCACCTACACGAAAAACGGTACCCTCGCCGTAA
- the LOC105223291 gene encoding KAT8 regulatory NSL complex subunit 2 isoform X2, whose product MSAGCSHSRQRQFLRYGGSIQELREQLHQEIENKVKRCSNTTYECSIPRVDGYEYCMRHILQDPCGNFRQCTFIYANGRKCANALQKHDIKKDPALTTLCFEHNRQAQLQKTHATVGKLKRTDTNEVLLNNLAHHINVEDVQPEEPIAEQDEEIDVVSPHVAPFVAYDQVNSLNNALSSMQKRRRILDYASDSNSEDNEQPSLNNTARGYEFNESDDDSADSAPEDLLKHAGIYTREEAVRIAEAKLTKLQGLYIDQINSLHHTLKERRRRYLQALRKEREMLCSIHDQLKDSPRERKLYDQLKALNTYHRRYGVEAVLYKKFKEKRSRASDGYAHKGPGFTKCAFSEGGVKCGERAMPCCKYCRKHIMEDKKQILFRACEVEKSGVVCQEPIPCIFDDASTCILHLSMPARRQFIQKDYPKYAPVS is encoded by the exons ATGTCTGCTGGTTGTTCTCATTCACGCCAAAGACAATTTTTACGCTACGGCGGCAGCATACAAGAATTGCGTGAGCAATTACATCAGGAAATCGAAAACAAAGTAAAACGTTGTTCAAACACCACCTACGAATGTTCAATACCACGTGTCGATGGCTATGAATATTGTATGCGCCACATTCTACAGGATCCCTGTGGAAACTTTCGTCAATGCACTTTTATTTATGCCAACGGACGTAAATGTGCCAATGCACTACAAAAGCATGACATAAAAAAAGATCCTGCACTGACAACGCTCTGTTTTGAACATAATCGTCAAGCGCAGTTACAAAAAACGCACGCAACAGTTGGAAAATTGAAGCGCACCGATACCAATGAAGTATTGTTAAACAACTTAGCACATCACATCAATGTTGAAGATGTGCAGCCAGAAGAGCCAATTGCAGAGCAAGATGAAGAAATTGATGTGGTGTCACCGCATGTGGCACCATTTG TTGCGTACGATCAGGTAAATAGCCTTAATAATGCCTTATCAAGCATGCAAAAAAGACGACGCATACTGGATTATGCATCTGATAGCAACAGCGAGGATAACGAACAGCCCAGCTTAAACAACACTGCGCGTGGTTATGAATTTAACGAGTCCGACGATGATAGTGCAGACTCCGCACCTGAAGATTTATTAAA ACATGCTGGCATTTACACACGTGAAGAAGCGGTGCGTATTGCTGAAGCGAAACTCACAAAGCTGCAAGGTTTATATATTGATCAAATCAATAGTTTGCATCACACACTCAAGGAACGCCGGCGTCGATATCTACAAGCTTTACGCAAGGAACGTGAAATGTTAT GCAGCATACATGATCAATTGAAGGACTCGCCGCGCGAACGTAAACTCTACGATCAACTGAAGGCACTTAACACATATCATCGGCGTTATGGCGTTGAAGCAGTGCTGTATAAGAAATTCAAAGAAAAGCGTTCGCGTGCTTCAGATGGCTATGCACATAAAGGTCCGGGTTTTACTAAATGTGCCTTCTCTGAGGGTGGTGTTAAGTGCGGTGAACGCGCAATGCCATGCTGTAAATACTGCCGCAAACATATTATGGaagacaaaaaacaaatacttttccgCGCCTGCGAGGTGGAGAAGAGCGGTGTTGTGTGCCAGGAACCAATACCGTGCATCTTTGACGATGCATCGACTTGTATCTTGCATTTGTCTATGCCCGCCCGACGTCAATTTATACAAAAG GATTACCCTAAATATGCTCCCGTATCGTGA